From the Candidatus Zixiibacteriota bacterium genome, one window contains:
- a CDS encoding NAD-dependent epimerase/dehydratase family protein, giving the protein MAILKSSQFSPSFATPPRILVTGATGFVGSHLAERLAELGCELYLLLRQTSKLDHIAHLRFTPVISDLRNPAVLAEAVGKVDYIFHSAGLVKAQSLDEFMLINAGGTQSLLELALKHNPNLKRFVLVSSQAAGGPSTGNALRREDDPAAPVSDYGRSKRAAEEAVLAVKNQLPVTIVRPPAVFGPRDTEVLTFFKFVRCGLMLKFGGKESFVSIVYVADLVDGILRAGMLPEGVGEIFHINTQDELSQWQAQRLMAQVMKTDIQPLRIPLWLLRKLAPRMEKLDRKLGNSPLLSADKVRELSCPKWTTSSERARQRLGFVPLQSLEESLGETYDWYREHKWV; this is encoded by the coding sequence ATGGCCATATTAAAGTCAAGCCAATTTAGCCCGTCGTTCGCGACGCCGCCGCGCATCCTGGTCACCGGCGCTACCGGATTTGTCGGCAGCCATTTGGCCGAACGGCTTGCCGAACTAGGCTGCGAGCTGTATCTGCTTCTGCGGCAAACTTCCAAACTCGATCACATCGCTCACCTGCGTTTTACGCCTGTGATTTCCGATCTGCGCAATCCGGCGGTGCTGGCGGAAGCCGTCGGCAAGGTGGATTACATATTTCACTCGGCCGGGCTGGTGAAAGCCCAATCGCTGGACGAGTTTATGCTCATCAACGCCGGCGGGACGCAGAGTCTGCTTGAGTTGGCGTTGAAGCACAACCCGAATCTCAAGCGTTTCGTCTTGGTCTCATCGCAAGCGGCCGGCGGGCCGAGCACTGGCAATGCTCTCAGACGCGAAGACGACCCCGCCGCGCCAGTATCGGACTACGGCCGCAGCAAACGCGCGGCAGAAGAGGCCGTGTTGGCGGTGAAGAACCAACTGCCGGTAACGATCGTGCGGCCGCCGGCGGTGTTCGGTCCGCGCGATACCGAAGTCTTGACCTTCTTCAAATTCGTGCGCTGCGGGCTGATGCTCAAGTTCGGCGGCAAAGAGAGCTTCGTCAGCATCGTCTACGTGGCTGACTTAGTGGACGGAATCTTGCGCGCAGGCATGCTGCCGGAGGGAGTCGGCGAGATCTTCCATATCAACACACAAGATGAACTCTCGCAGTGGCAGGCACAGCGACTGATGGCGCAGGTTATGAAAACCGACATCCAGCCGCTGCGCATTCCGCTCTGGTTACTGCGCAAGCTCGCGCCGCGGATGGAGAAGCTGGACCGCAAACTCGGTAACTCGCCGCTGCTAAGCGCCGACAAGGTGAGGGAACTGAGCTGCCCGAAATGGACAACGTCATCGGAGAGAGCGCGACAGCGCCTGGGATTTGTGCCGCTGCAATCGCTGGAAGAATCGCTGGGCGAGACGTATGATTGGTATCGGGAGCACAAGTGGGTGTAG
- a CDS encoding aminotransferase class I/II-fold pyridoxal phosphate-dependent enzyme encodes MDIFEKCHKFTRSVEVKEMGVYPYFRPISTASDTEVVIGGQKMLMIGSNNYLGLTTHPKVIEAAIAATKKYGSGCTGSRFLNGTLDLHVQLENALAEFMGKPSCLVYSTGFQTNLGTISCLVGKGDYLLMDRSNHACIVDGARLSFGKILKYDHNDMDDLQRVLESLPLDAPKAIVSDGVFSMEGDIVHLPRMVELAKQYNARLLIDDAHSIGVLGPTGAGTAEHFGLGDDVDITMGTFSKSFASIGGFVVGDAPVMEFVKHFSRTMIFSASIPPSSAAVVMAALQVMKEEPDRKDRLWQITRRVHKGLTELGFNIGTTQTPIVPVHIGEMIECFTFWKMLTEAGIFANAIIPPAVAPGQSLIRTSYTANHTDAQIDRVLDTFERIGKKTGMISAMV; translated from the coding sequence ATGGATATCTTTGAAAAGTGCCATAAATTCACCCGCTCAGTCGAGGTGAAGGAAATGGGGGTCTACCCTTACTTCCGTCCGATCTCGACCGCTTCGGATACCGAAGTGGTGATTGGCGGGCAGAAGATGCTGATGATCGGGTCGAACAACTACCTCGGCCTGACCACGCATCCGAAGGTGATCGAGGCCGCGATTGCCGCAACCAAAAAGTACGGCTCCGGCTGCACCGGCTCGCGCTTTCTGAATGGCACCCTCGACCTTCACGTCCAGTTGGAAAATGCCCTCGCCGAATTCATGGGCAAGCCCTCCTGTCTGGTCTATTCGACCGGCTTCCAAACCAACCTCGGCACCATCTCGTGCCTAGTTGGCAAGGGTGACTATCTGCTCATGGATCGCTCCAACCACGCCTGCATCGTTGACGGCGCGCGGCTGTCGTTCGGCAAGATTCTCAAATACGATCACAATGACATGGATGATCTTCAGCGCGTGCTCGAAAGTCTGCCGCTGGATGCGCCCAAGGCAATCGTCTCCGATGGTGTTTTTTCCATGGAAGGCGACATTGTGCATCTGCCGCGCATGGTCGAGCTGGCCAAACAATACAACGCCCGTCTGCTGATCGACGACGCCCATTCTATCGGCGTTCTTGGTCCGACCGGCGCCGGCACCGCCGAGCATTTCGGCTTGGGCGATGACGTGGATATCACGATGGGCACGTTCTCCAAGTCGTTCGCCTCGATCGGTGGCTTCGTCGTCGGTGACGCGCCGGTGATGGAATTCGTCAAGCATTTCTCGCGCACGATGATCTTCTCCGCCTCGATCCCGCCGTCATCGGCGGCGGTCGTAATGGCGGCACTGCAGGTGATGAAGGAAGAGCCGGATCGCAAGGACCGTCTCTGGCAGATCACGCGCAGGGTGCACAAGGGCTTGACCGAACTCGGCTTTAACATCGGCACGACCCAGACGCCGATCGTGCCAGTGCATATTGGCGAGATGATTGAGTGTTTCACCTTCTGGAAGATGCTGACGGAGGCGGGGATATTCGCCAATGCCATTATCCCGCCCGCAGTTGCGCCGGGGCAATCGTTGATTCGCACCAGCTATACCGCCAATCATACCGACGCGCAGATCGACCGCGTGCTGGACACTTTCGAGAGAATCGGCAAAAAGACGGGCATGATATCGGCCATGGTGTAA
- a CDS encoding N-acetyltransferase, translating to MGKSEDLEVREVTSSSQLKTFIKFPWKVYADNPNWVPPLIIDRKDFFNKRKNPFYRFADVRLLLAYRDGEAVGRIATCINRSHNEFHQEKVGFFGFFECIQDYDVAHRLLKVAMIYLKKAGMEVMRGPCNFSTNHEVGLLIDAFDKPPMVMMPYNPPYYAEFFERFGLKKAKDLFAFLITQDDVPSERIQKVVERLRQRSGAKFRTLKMSDFDNEVQRVIKIYNEAWENNWGFVPLSEDEFVHIAKDMKMILNPEMVLFAEIDGEMAGFALALPDVNQVFKKLNGRLLPFGIFRLLWDLKIRKKGKINQARILTLGIVKKFQKRGLDNVFYYDLFYNGIKNGYFAGEMSWILEDNRMMVAAAELLGGKPYKTYRIYQTPLMTNLNSRD from the coding sequence TTGGGCAAGAGCGAAGATCTCGAAGTCAGGGAGGTGACCTCCTCCTCCCAACTCAAAACTTTCATCAAGTTCCCATGGAAGGTCTATGCGGACAATCCCAACTGGGTGCCGCCGCTGATTATTGATCGCAAGGACTTCTTCAACAAACGCAAGAACCCCTTTTACCGGTTTGCTGACGTCAGGCTGTTACTGGCTTATCGCGATGGCGAGGCCGTCGGCCGCATTGCCACCTGCATCAATCGCTCACACAACGAATTTCATCAAGAAAAAGTCGGCTTCTTCGGCTTCTTCGAGTGCATCCAGGATTACGATGTTGCCCATCGTCTGCTCAAAGTCGCGATGATCTACCTCAAGAAGGCTGGGATGGAAGTCATGCGCGGACCCTGCAACTTTTCCACCAACCACGAAGTCGGACTGCTGATCGACGCCTTCGATAAACCGCCAATGGTCATGATGCCCTACAATCCGCCTTACTACGCCGAGTTTTTCGAACGCTTCGGACTCAAGAAGGCGAAAGACCTGTTTGCGTTTCTAATTACGCAGGACGACGTGCCGAGCGAACGGATTCAGAAAGTTGTTGAGCGGTTGCGCCAACGTTCCGGCGCCAAATTCCGCACGCTCAAGATGAGCGACTTCGACAATGAGGTGCAGCGCGTCATCAAGATTTACAACGAAGCCTGGGAAAACAACTGGGGTTTTGTGCCGCTGTCAGAGGATGAGTTCGTCCATATCGCCAAGGATATGAAGATGATCCTCAACCCCGAGATGGTGCTGTTCGCCGAGATCGACGGCGAGATGGCGGGCTTTGCACTGGCACTGCCGGACGTCAATCAGGTGTTCAAGAAACTCAACGGGCGGCTCCTGCCATTTGGAATCTTCCGGCTGCTGTGGGATTTAAAGATTCGCAAGAAGGGCAAGATCAATCAGGCGCGTATCCTGACTCTGGGCATCGTCAAGAAGTTCCAGAAGCGGGGACTCGACAATGTCTTCTACTACGACCTTTTCTACAACGGCATCAAGAACGGCTATTTCGCCGGCGAGATGTCGTGGATTCTTGAAGACAACCGCATGATGGTTGCCGCCGCGGAATTACTCGGCGGCAAGCCGTATAAGACCTACCGCATCTACCAGACTCCGCTGATGACCAATCTGAACTCGCGGGACTGA
- a CDS encoding C1 family peptidase, translating into MSASSSLRTLAAIAVAALLLPSMIFAQATGLSTDLIKKLQADYDQNRRNPAVYNALSANDINALAIDRDKLIQHNAFFSKTIETGEMTNQEASGRCWMFAGSNLLRPQIMKKYKLGTFKLSTNYLFFWDKLEKSNTFLEMMIELAGRPIDDREVVMLMEDPCGDGGWWSYVVDLVTKYGVVPDQAMPETYATAHTGNLNTILNRKLRGASMQLREMIVTARPQAEITAAKETMLQEVYTILALNFGVPPQKFVWRYESKDSVQVPPQEFTPQSFYEEVIDTKLEDMVAIFDHPGVEYFKYYELDRSRNFADRTDLRFINLPIDSLKRYALATILGDQPVYFSCDIGQDNYNAKGVLARAIFDFQSLYGFDVRLSKRERVLTRDSYPNHSMVLTGVDTSNGTASKWKVENSWGDKGGDKGWWAMDDDWFDEYVYSIIVDKKLLTKDVAALLKTTPTKLPSWDPMWAPIRKLK; encoded by the coding sequence ATGTCCGCATCATCGAGCTTGAGAACTCTGGCAGCGATAGCCGTTGCCGCTTTGTTACTGCCGTCAATGATCTTCGCGCAAGCGACGGGTCTGTCGACCGACTTGATCAAGAAGCTACAGGCCGACTACGATCAGAATCGCAGGAATCCGGCGGTTTATAATGCCCTTTCCGCGAACGACATCAACGCGCTCGCTATCGACCGCGACAAGCTGATCCAGCACAACGCGTTTTTTAGCAAGACCATCGAAACCGGCGAGATGACCAATCAGGAGGCCTCCGGGCGCTGTTGGATGTTCGCCGGCTCGAATCTGCTGCGGCCGCAGATTATGAAAAAATACAAGCTGGGCACCTTCAAGCTCTCGACGAATTATCTGTTCTTCTGGGACAAGCTGGAAAAGTCGAACACCTTCCTCGAAATGATGATCGAACTGGCCGGCCGGCCAATCGACGACCGTGAAGTCGTCATGCTGATGGAAGATCCTTGCGGCGACGGCGGCTGGTGGTCGTACGTCGTCGATTTGGTCACGAAATACGGCGTGGTGCCGGATCAGGCGATGCCGGAGACGTACGCGACCGCACATACCGGCAACCTGAACACGATTCTCAACCGCAAACTGCGCGGTGCTTCGATGCAACTGCGGGAAATGATCGTCACCGCCAGGCCGCAAGCGGAAATCACTGCCGCAAAGGAGACGATGCTGCAGGAGGTCTACACGATCCTCGCCCTCAACTTCGGTGTGCCGCCACAGAAGTTCGTCTGGCGCTACGAGAGCAAGGACTCGGTGCAGGTGCCGCCGCAGGAATTCACGCCGCAGTCGTTCTACGAGGAGGTCATCGACACCAAACTGGAAGACATGGTGGCGATTTTCGATCATCCTGGTGTCGAGTACTTCAAGTACTACGAGCTCGATCGCTCGCGTAATTTCGCCGATCGCACTGACCTGCGCTTCATCAATCTGCCGATCGACAGCCTCAAGCGCTACGCGTTGGCGACGATCTTGGGCGATCAGCCGGTCTACTTCTCCTGCGATATCGGCCAGGACAACTACAACGCCAAGGGCGTGCTGGCGCGCGCGATTTTCGATTTCCAGTCGCTCTACGGGTTTGATGTGCGCTTGAGCAAGCGTGAGCGGGTGTTGACACGGGACAGCTATCCCAATCACTCGATGGTGCTGACCGGCGTCGATACCAGTAACGGTACGGCGAGCAAATGGAAGGTCGAAAACAGCTGGGGTGACAAGGGGGGCGACAAGGGCTGGTGGGCAATGGACGACGACTGGTTCGACGAATACGTCTACAGCATTATCGTCGACAAGAAGCTGCTGACCAAGGATGTCGCGGCATTGCTGAAGACGACGCCGACCAAGCTGCCCTCGTGGGATCCGATGTGGGCGCCGATTCGGAAATTGAAGTAA
- a CDS encoding GNAT family N-acetyltransferase — MTKLKFSPASKSSWPQLLELFGERGACAGCWCMWWRVKRSEWRTGKGAGNRRALKKIVDSGVAPGILAFDGKRAIGWCSVGPRTEFPGLERSRTLKPIDDQPVWSIVCLFVDKDYRRRGVATALLDAAAKFAKKHGASIVEGYPVIPRKGEMPDVFAFTGLLSAFEQADYTVVKRPSASRAIVRRIL; from the coding sequence ATGACGAAACTCAAGTTTAGCCCCGCTTCGAAATCGAGTTGGCCACAACTGCTCGAACTCTTCGGTGAGCGCGGTGCCTGCGCCGGCTGCTGGTGCATGTGGTGGCGTGTCAAACGCTCCGAGTGGCGCACCGGCAAGGGAGCGGGAAATCGCAGGGCGTTGAAGAAAATCGTCGATTCCGGTGTTGCGCCCGGAATTCTTGCGTTTGATGGCAAGCGTGCCATCGGCTGGTGTTCAGTCGGACCACGAACCGAATTCCCCGGCCTAGAACGATCGCGAACACTTAAGCCGATCGATGATCAGCCCGTCTGGTCGATCGTCTGCCTCTTTGTCGATAAGGACTATCGCCGGCGGGGCGTGGCCACCGCGCTGCTGGATGCAGCCGCCAAGTTCGCCAAAAAGCACGGCGCGAGCATCGTCGAGGGCTACCCGGTGATTCCGCGCAAGGGTGAAATGCCCGACGTGTTCGCTTTCACCGGACTCTTGAGCGCCTTCGAGCAGGCCGACTATACCGTTGTGAAGAGGCCCTCCGCCAGCCGCGCGATTGTGCGGCGCATTCTGTGA
- a CDS encoding PD40 domain-containing protein, whose translation MRVSAGICLASLIAVLTAITTAHAESLYCRYPALSPDGQTVAFTYQGDIWTAPVAGGDARRITVHEAEDIRPFFSPDGRWLLFSSQRFDNYDVFVVPVTGGQPRQLTFHTGDDIATGWFANGDSILFFSDRDGKGDVFKLGSGGGEPVILTGGYTEREYDGHISPDGHYLVFTSGSGWARWWRRDLKTTGNSDIYVQDRTNAQFSTFRLTTHPTHEIWPVLDAARAVIYYVANYDDSWAQIYRLPLIGGDPERLTDFTDDGVQWLNSTPDGSLLVFEQDFRLWALDPLTRETRQIPITIAADENVNLVEKKTFEGEVEWLALAPDGKKLAFIVHGEVFVMPSDDPDQARPISRTSAREQHVAWGQDSRTLYYCSDRDGEYGIYAADAVTGVEKRLTNSGEAELKPLSSPDGKYLAFYRGLDKIIRLDLATNHEAVWVKGAFYDFGLEPTLEYAWSPDSRWLTYSMNGPTYESDIWAVDLDGRQVNLSRSAGVNVRPLFSADGKSVYYTASLDQGEQTYRIDLSPLPVEFAETAFDSLFFAKPAKDTAKSVKDSVKITRIDPDRIESRRRKAFSLSGASTWPVLDSDGKKFYFVASLLGKPEIWSVNATDDPELKQLTTSGKNKSQLTISADGKKLYFLEDGKIKSLTAGDGKSESLPVKATLELDKLATYRQKFLEGWRLLKNYFYDQTLRGIDWTAVRRKYELPLASVRTDEEFRNLMLEMMGELRGSHLDLILKEPKPAENIRSGELGVEFDPGILDREGRLRIKYFYPRSPAANAGLRAGQYLLACDDWALTRASSIERCLNGTVGKRVKLSIAEAPAAQPRIVEVKPVSSSELDNLRYADWVETRRRLVDSLSNNRIAYLHIRAMNQPALDLFKEQLVSIAESKEALLIDVRDNGGGWISVHLLGMLDRTPFILRRFRDFATTSENKLRFKAVERPMALLIDNYSGSNSEIFAEGFRRLKLGPIIGTPTASGVIGTSQYNLIDGTQIRRPSMGAYTVEMEDTDRSPRQPDVFVENLPDDLIAGRDPQLVRAVQELMKSLK comes from the coding sequence ATGAGAGTCTCTGCTGGAATCTGCTTAGCTTCGTTGATCGCTGTCTTGACCGCAATCACGACGGCACACGCCGAATCGCTCTATTGCCGTTATCCGGCGCTTTCGCCCGACGGTCAGACGGTGGCCTTCACATATCAGGGCGACATCTGGACGGCCCCGGTCGCCGGTGGTGACGCCCGCCGCATTACCGTCCATGAAGCAGAGGATATTCGTCCTTTCTTTTCGCCCGACGGCCGCTGGTTGCTCTTCTCGTCGCAGCGTTTCGACAATTATGATGTATTCGTAGTCCCGGTAACCGGCGGCCAGCCGCGGCAGTTGACATTTCATACCGGTGACGATATCGCTACCGGATGGTTTGCGAATGGTGACAGTATCCTGTTTTTCTCCGATCGCGACGGCAAGGGCGATGTCTTCAAGCTCGGCAGCGGCGGCGGTGAACCGGTCATACTCACCGGCGGATACACGGAGCGCGAATATGATGGCCACATTTCTCCCGACGGACATTATCTTGTTTTCACTTCCGGTTCCGGCTGGGCCCGCTGGTGGCGCCGCGATCTCAAGACTACCGGCAACTCCGACATCTATGTGCAGGATCGCACCAATGCTCAGTTCTCAACCTTTCGCCTGACTACCCATCCGACGCACGAGATTTGGCCGGTGCTCGATGCCGCCCGCGCGGTGATCTACTACGTCGCCAACTACGATGACTCTTGGGCGCAGATCTATCGTCTGCCGCTGATCGGCGGCGATCCGGAGCGCCTCACCGATTTCACCGATGATGGCGTGCAGTGGCTCAATTCTACTCCCGATGGCTCGCTGCTCGTCTTCGAGCAAGACTTCCGACTGTGGGCCCTGGATCCGCTGACGCGAGAGACCAGACAAATCCCGATCACTATCGCTGCTGACGAGAATGTCAACTTGGTGGAGAAGAAGACTTTTGAGGGTGAGGTCGAGTGGTTGGCGCTCGCACCGGACGGTAAGAAGCTCGCCTTCATCGTCCACGGCGAAGTTTTCGTCATGCCAAGCGATGATCCTGATCAGGCCCGCCCGATCTCGCGGACGTCAGCGCGCGAACAACACGTTGCCTGGGGTCAAGACTCGCGTACGCTCTACTATTGCTCCGATCGCGACGGCGAGTATGGAATATATGCCGCTGATGCCGTCACCGGAGTCGAGAAACGGCTTACGAATTCGGGCGAGGCTGAATTGAAGCCCCTGTCGTCGCCGGACGGCAAATACCTAGCCTTTTATCGCGGTCTCGACAAGATCATACGCCTGGATCTGGCCACTAACCACGAAGCCGTCTGGGTTAAGGGCGCGTTCTATGATTTCGGTCTCGAACCGACCTTGGAGTACGCCTGGTCGCCCGACTCGCGCTGGCTGACCTATTCGATGAACGGCCCCACCTATGAGTCCGATATTTGGGCGGTCGATCTCGACGGCAGGCAGGTCAATCTCTCGCGCTCTGCCGGGGTCAACGTCCGACCGCTCTTTTCCGCCGACGGCAAATCGGTCTACTACACGGCGAGCCTCGATCAGGGAGAGCAGACCTACCGCATCGACCTGTCACCGCTGCCCGTCGAATTTGCCGAAACGGCCTTCGACAGCCTTTTCTTCGCCAAGCCCGCGAAGGACACGGCGAAGTCAGTTAAAGACTCGGTCAAGATTACTCGTATCGATCCTGACCGCATCGAGTCGCGGCGGCGCAAGGCGTTTAGTCTCTCCGGAGCCAGCACCTGGCCCGTGCTCGACTCGGATGGTAAGAAGTTCTATTTCGTTGCCTCGCTTCTCGGCAAGCCGGAAATCTGGTCGGTCAACGCCACGGACGATCCCGAACTCAAGCAACTGACCACTTCCGGCAAGAACAAGTCGCAGTTGACGATCTCCGCCGACGGCAAGAAGCTGTACTTCCTCGAAGACGGCAAGATCAAGTCGCTGACCGCTGGCGACGGCAAGTCCGAATCGCTGCCGGTAAAAGCTACTCTCGAGCTCGACAAGCTCGCCACTTACCGCCAGAAGTTTCTCGAAGGGTGGCGACTCCTGAAAAACTATTTCTACGATCAGACTTTGCGCGGCATCGACTGGACCGCGGTGCGCCGCAAATATGAATTACCCCTTGCATCTGTGCGCACCGATGAGGAATTCCGCAACCTGATGCTGGAAATGATGGGCGAGCTGCGCGGATCACACCTGGACCTAATCCTCAAGGAGCCCAAGCCGGCCGAGAACATCCGCTCCGGCGAACTCGGCGTTGAATTCGATCCCGGCATACTTGACCGCGAGGGGCGGTTGCGCATAAAGTATTTCTACCCGCGTTCGCCTGCTGCCAACGCGGGACTGAGAGCAGGTCAATACCTGCTTGCCTGCGACGATTGGGCGCTCACGCGAGCCAGCAGTATCGAGCGCTGTCTGAACGGCACCGTCGGCAAACGTGTCAAGCTCTCGATCGCCGAAGCGCCGGCAGCGCAGCCGCGCATCGTCGAAGTCAAGCCGGTCTCTTCCTCCGAACTGGATAACCTGCGTTACGCAGATTGGGTTGAAACGCGCCGCCGTCTGGTCGACTCGCTGTCGAACAACCGCATCGCGTATCTGCACATTCGTGCTATGAACCAGCCTGCGCTCGATTTGTTCAAAGAGCAACTCGTGTCGATTGCCGAATCAAAGGAAGCACTCTTGATCGACGTGCGCGACAACGGCGGCGGCTGGATTTCCGTCCATCTGCTCGGTATGCTCGATCGCACGCCATTTATCCTGCGTCGCTTCCGCGACTTTGCGACCACGTCAGAGAACAAGCTGCGCTTCAAAGCCGTCGAACGGCCAATGGCGCTCCTGATCGACAACTACAGCGGCTCCAACTCCGAGATTTTCGCCGAAGGTTTTCGTCGCTTGAAGCTCGGACCGATCATCGGTACCCCGACGGCCTCCGGTGTAATCGGGACCTCTCAGTACAATCTGATTGACGGCACGCAGATTCGCCGTCCGTCGATGGGCGCTTACACCGTTGAGATGGAGGACACGGACCGCTCTCCGCGGCAGCCCGACGTCTTCGTCGAAAACCTCCCCGACGATCTCATCGCCGGCCGCGACCCGCAATTGGTACGAGCCGTTCAAGAATTGATGAAGTCGCTAAAGTGA